In one Achromobacter spanius genomic region, the following are encoded:
- a CDS encoding NAD(P)/FAD-dependent oxidoreductase, with protein MTLNRREFILKTAAASTAASAVGALGLWPAASSALSSTPLATVPLDNTALRPAQLLQDARKIPTQLGIDPRIWNWRHDASPSDPMPANYYEASLSEWPAFGSLPGDLDCEVVVIGGGLLGASTALHLAEAGVEVVLIEKDHIGSGASGRNGGQMTPGLARWEAGTMLDKLPLEDARRLWRFASVEAMETVDGLRDRYGFDCDRKRGHITAAVHAGHMGALVENADARRRLGDDAVKIIGRHELKDQYVKSDIYFGAAIDDGGGQVQPLALLRGLVHAFVKLGGRVYDNTTAQAIEESPGSTLVKTAQGAIKARRAVVLAVHSATFQFMPGSATTVPFFTYVAVTPPLGDTLDALIPSGLPVYDTQLQIDYYRPVRNKRLLFGGQGTGNSWSPRDVNNYLLDRIKTVFPQLEKPELEYSWSGISDLTLNGATDSRKSAGDVPVYMVHGWSGHGVAQTVRIGRAISDDLTGCNTDYAMLTRFDHAGIPLGRHLSPVAIPLIKGALGVMGLINPADMVSF; from the coding sequence ATGACATTGAATCGACGTGAATTCATCCTCAAGACGGCGGCCGCCTCGACCGCGGCATCCGCCGTCGGTGCGCTGGGCTTGTGGCCGGCGGCCTCCTCTGCCCTGTCCTCCACGCCACTGGCCACCGTACCGTTGGACAACACGGCCTTGCGGCCCGCTCAACTGCTGCAAGACGCGCGCAAGATTCCCACCCAACTGGGCATCGACCCGCGCATCTGGAATTGGCGCCATGACGCCAGCCCGTCCGACCCCATGCCCGCCAACTATTACGAGGCGTCGCTGTCCGAATGGCCGGCGTTCGGCTCGCTGCCCGGCGACCTGGATTGCGAGGTCGTCGTCATCGGCGGCGGCCTGCTGGGCGCGTCCACCGCGCTGCATCTTGCCGAAGCCGGCGTGGAAGTCGTGCTGATCGAAAAAGACCATATTGGTTCGGGCGCCTCGGGGCGCAACGGCGGCCAGATGACGCCCGGCCTGGCGCGCTGGGAAGCCGGCACCATGCTGGACAAGCTCCCCCTTGAGGATGCCCGCCGCCTGTGGCGCTTTGCCTCGGTTGAAGCCATGGAGACGGTGGATGGTCTGCGCGACCGCTACGGCTTTGACTGCGACCGCAAGCGCGGCCACATCACGGCGGCCGTACACGCGGGCCACATGGGTGCGCTGGTGGAAAACGCCGATGCACGTCGCCGTCTGGGCGACGATGCCGTCAAGATCATCGGCAGGCACGAACTGAAAGACCAGTACGTCAAGTCCGACATCTATTTCGGCGCCGCCATCGACGACGGCGGCGGCCAGGTACAGCCGCTGGCCTTGTTGCGCGGCCTGGTCCATGCCTTTGTCAAACTGGGCGGGCGGGTCTACGACAACACCACCGCGCAAGCCATTGAAGAGTCGCCGGGCAGCACGCTGGTCAAGACCGCGCAAGGCGCAATCAAGGCGCGCCGCGCCGTGGTGCTGGCCGTGCACAGCGCCACCTTTCAGTTCATGCCGGGCAGCGCCACCACCGTGCCCTTCTTCACCTATGTGGCCGTCACCCCGCCGCTGGGCGACACCCTGGATGCGCTGATTCCTTCAGGCTTGCCGGTCTACGACACGCAACTGCAAATTGACTACTACCGCCCGGTACGCAACAAGCGGCTGCTGTTCGGCGGCCAAGGCACGGGCAACTCGTGGTCGCCGCGCGACGTCAACAACTACCTGCTGGACCGCATCAAGACCGTGTTCCCGCAGTTGGAAAAACCGGAACTGGAATATTCCTGGAGCGGCATCAGCGACCTGACCTTGAACGGCGCCACCGACAGCCGCAAGAGCGCGGGCGACGTGCCGGTGTACATGGTGCATGGCTGGAGCGGCCACGGCGTGGCGCAGACGGTGCGCATCGGCCGCGCCATCAGCGACGACCTGACTGGCTGCAACACCGACTACGCCATGCTGACGCGCTTTGACCACGCGGGCATTCCGCTCGGCCGGCATTTGTCGCCGGTCGCCATTCCGCTGATCAAGGGCGCGTTGGGTGTGATGGGCCTTATCAACCCGGCCGACATGGTGTCGTTCTAG
- a CDS encoding MFS transporter encodes MHTQPSSTIPSFPLLACLSLCMLLPALATSIANVALPTLAQAFEARFQDVQWVVLAYLLAITTLIVSVGRLGDLMGRRRLMLVGISLFTVGSALCGGSPWLGGLMGLIGARAVQGLGAAVMMALTMAFASAAAPKEKTGSVMGLLGSMSAVGTALGPTLGGLLISAWGWPLIFLINLPLGALAFVLAWSYLPADRQPASQPRARFDVKGSLLLALGITAYALAMTAGGGFGGNHAVLLLAAMVAAVAFVRLQARAASPLIQLALFRQPTLRAGVATNALVSTVMMTTLVVGPFYLAGALGLDAARVGLVMSCGPVVAALVGVPAGRAVDRYGAQRVMLAGLAAMATGAILLPWVPLVMGGVAGMARVAEYVAPLVVITSGYALFQAANSSAVMASAGADQRGAVSGVLNLSRNLGFITGASVMGAVFAWAAGAGELQAASPTALATGMRWTYALAAALLLLALALAALDRGRARVAA; translated from the coding sequence ATGCATACCCAACCGTCCTCGACTATCCCATCCTTTCCCCTTCTGGCCTGCCTGTCCTTGTGCATGCTGCTGCCTGCGCTGGCGACCAGTATTGCCAACGTCGCGTTGCCGACGCTTGCGCAAGCGTTCGAGGCGCGCTTTCAAGACGTGCAATGGGTGGTGCTGGCGTACTTGCTTGCCATCACCACGCTGATCGTCAGTGTGGGCCGCCTGGGCGACTTGATGGGGCGTCGGCGTCTGATGCTGGTGGGTATCTCCTTGTTCACCGTGGGGTCGGCGCTGTGCGGCGGGTCACCGTGGTTGGGAGGTTTGATGGGCTTGATCGGGGCGCGTGCGGTCCAAGGTCTGGGCGCCGCCGTCATGATGGCGTTGACGATGGCGTTCGCCAGCGCCGCCGCGCCCAAGGAAAAGACCGGTAGCGTGATGGGGCTGCTGGGCAGCATGTCGGCGGTGGGCACGGCGCTCGGGCCCACCTTGGGCGGCCTGCTGATCAGTGCTTGGGGGTGGCCGCTTATCTTCCTGATCAATCTGCCCCTGGGCGCGCTCGCGTTCGTGCTGGCCTGGTCTTATCTGCCGGCGGACCGCCAGCCCGCCAGCCAGCCGCGCGCGCGCTTTGATGTGAAGGGTTCGCTGCTGCTGGCCTTAGGCATTACGGCATATGCGCTGGCGATGACGGCCGGTGGCGGCTTTGGCGGAAACCATGCCGTGCTGCTGTTGGCGGCCATGGTGGCGGCGGTGGCATTTGTGCGGTTGCAGGCCAGGGCGGCGTCGCCCTTGATTCAGTTGGCGTTGTTCCGTCAGCCCACGCTGCGGGCGGGCGTGGCGACCAACGCGCTGGTGTCCACGGTGATGATGACGACGCTGGTGGTTGGGCCGTTCTACCTGGCGGGCGCGTTGGGTTTGGACGCGGCGCGGGTTGGGCTGGTGATGTCTTGCGGGCCGGTCGTGGCGGCGCTGGTGGGCGTGCCGGCCGGACGCGCAGTGGACCGCTATGGCGCGCAGCGCGTGATGCTGGCCGGCTTGGCCGCAATGGCGACAGGTGCGATCCTGCTGCCCTGGGTGCCGCTTGTGATGGGCGGAGTGGCAGGGATGGCGCGCGTGGCGGAATACGTGGCGCCGCTTGTGGTCATCACCAGCGGCTACGCGCTGTTCCAGGCCGCCAACAGCAGCGCCGTCATGGCCAGCGCGGGCGCGGACCAGCGTGGCGCGGTATCGGGCGTGTTGAACCTGTCTCGCAACCTGGGCTTCATTACGGGCGCATCGGTGATGGGCGCGGTGTTCGCCTGGGCGGCTGGCGCGGGCGAACTCCAAGCCGCATCGCCCACCGCCTTGGCGACGGGCATGCGGTGGACGTACGCCTTGGCCGCGGCCTTGCTGCTGTTGGCCTTGGCCTTGGCGGCGCTGGACCGGGGCCGCGCGCGCGTGGCGGCCTAG
- a CDS encoding argininosuccinate lyase: MRQFFPTLGAALVLSLSAHAALAQAAPAAGAKPAAAPATPRDPFFWLGEINKATAVINTDEGLLDKSMAPRLAAGVAKVIHDGNQPGGKRPATVITFEPLLIKAAGEDITLLHAGRSSQDMHATYRSAILRDKLLELADQLNKTSTTLVELASKHAGTVVPNYTNGVAAQPNSYGHYLLGQAAGLARDADRIREAYVRIDRSPMGTTVLNGTSWPLDRKRMAQYLGFEALVDNAYDASQISSMDQPVEVASIVTSIALRTGNFVEDVMTQYAQSRPWILLQEGGDNTYVSSAMPQKRNPGLLNSTRSDASTALTLAMGPAIQTHNITPGMSDPKDVKQNSAMVDSGISALKRWDRVLKAMVISPERALEELNSDWTASQELADVLMRKYKLPFRDGHHFASEVVSYARANNIKPLDFPYEQARRIYADTMKDSKYAKELPMSEAEFRSTLDPVAIVKNRATIGGPQPAEMDRMLKAAREQLSAQGKWIQDRRAHINQSLAELDKQFNTLAASATK, from the coding sequence ATGAGACAGTTTTTCCCTACCCTGGGCGCCGCCCTGGTTTTGTCGCTGAGTGCGCACGCCGCCTTGGCCCAGGCAGCGCCGGCTGCGGGCGCCAAGCCGGCGGCAGCCCCCGCCACTCCCCGCGATCCCTTCTTCTGGTTGGGGGAAATCAACAAAGCCACCGCCGTCATCAATACCGATGAAGGGCTGTTGGACAAGTCCATGGCGCCGCGCTTGGCGGCGGGGGTGGCCAAGGTGATCCATGACGGCAATCAGCCCGGCGGCAAGCGCCCCGCCACCGTCATTACCTTCGAACCCCTGCTGATCAAGGCGGCGGGCGAAGACATCACGCTGTTGCACGCCGGCCGTTCCAGCCAGGACATGCACGCGACCTATCGCAGCGCCATCCTGCGCGACAAGCTGCTGGAGCTGGCCGACCAACTGAACAAGACGTCCACCACGCTGGTGGAGCTGGCCTCCAAGCACGCCGGCACCGTCGTGCCCAACTACACCAATGGTGTGGCCGCGCAGCCCAACAGCTATGGCCACTACCTGTTGGGCCAGGCCGCGGGCCTGGCGCGTGACGCAGACCGCATCCGCGAAGCCTATGTGCGTATCGATCGTTCACCCATGGGAACCACCGTGCTCAATGGCACCAGTTGGCCGCTGGACCGCAAGCGCATGGCGCAGTACCTGGGCTTTGAAGCGCTGGTGGACAACGCCTACGATGCTTCGCAGATCTCGTCCATGGACCAGCCCGTGGAAGTGGCGTCCATCGTGACCAGCATCGCGCTGCGCACAGGCAACTTCGTTGAAGACGTCATGACGCAGTACGCGCAGTCGCGCCCCTGGATCCTGCTGCAAGAGGGGGGCGACAACACCTATGTGTCCAGCGCCATGCCGCAAAAGCGCAACCCGGGTTTGCTGAACTCTACCCGCAGCGACGCCTCTACCGCGCTGACGCTGGCGATGGGGCCGGCCATCCAGACGCACAACATCACGCCGGGCATGAGCGATCCCAAGGACGTGAAGCAGAATTCCGCGATGGTGGACAGCGGCATCTCGGCGCTCAAGCGCTGGGACCGCGTGTTGAAGGCCATGGTCATCAGCCCCGAGCGCGCGCTGGAAGAACTGAACAGCGACTGGACCGCGTCGCAGGAGCTGGCCGATGTGTTGATGCGCAAGTACAAGCTGCCGTTCCGCGACGGCCACCACTTTGCGTCCGAAGTGGTCAGCTACGCCCGCGCCAACAACATCAAGCCGTTGGATTTTCCGTATGAGCAGGCCCGCCGCATTTACGCGGACACGATGAAAGACTCCAAGTACGCCAAGGAACTGCCGATGAGCGAAGCGGAATTCCGCTCGACGCTGGACCCGGTGGCCATCGTGAAGAACCGCGCCACCATCGGCGGCCCGCAACCTGCCGAGATGGACCGCATGCTGAAGGCCGCGCGTGAGCAGTTGAGCGCGCAGGGCAAGTGGATTCAGGATCGCCGCGCCCACATCAACCAGTCCCTGGCCGAGCTGGACAAGCAGTTCAACACCTTGGCGGCCAGCGCCACGAAGTAA
- a CDS encoding FadR/GntR family transcriptional regulator — translation MTAHAIVYAPIGQGTRSEQVVERLSNAIVAGLLHADEQLPNENELSRLMGVSPVTMREALNTLRARQLIDTRRGRNGGSFVCPVPAQMMHDRHPLRLATAGDLADLGELHCAVVGHSAKLAAQRSTADEHLRLAREIDQFEAATDPQARAQADMRCLLMLATHAQSARLANQELGIQAEWAPLVASIYAHAGVHAGIVHAYRRLQAALRDGDEAASSAHAQDMIGTQTDHLLEHKLRLDATAPPPQQT, via the coding sequence ATGACCGCCCACGCCATCGTCTATGCCCCGATTGGCCAAGGCACGCGCTCGGAGCAGGTCGTCGAACGCTTAAGCAACGCGATCGTCGCCGGCCTGCTGCATGCCGACGAGCAACTGCCTAACGAGAACGAGCTTTCGCGCCTGATGGGCGTGTCGCCCGTGACCATGCGCGAAGCCCTCAACACCTTGCGCGCCCGGCAGTTGATCGACACGCGGCGTGGGCGCAATGGCGGCAGCTTCGTGTGCCCGGTGCCAGCCCAGATGATGCACGACCGCCATCCGCTGCGGCTGGCCACCGCCGGGGATCTGGCCGATTTGGGCGAACTGCATTGCGCCGTGGTCGGCCACAGCGCGAAGCTGGCCGCGCAACGCTCCACCGCCGATGAGCACTTGCGGCTGGCGCGCGAGATCGATCAATTCGAGGCGGCGACCGACCCGCAGGCACGTGCACAGGCCGACATGCGCTGCCTGCTGATGTTGGCCACCCACGCGCAGTCCGCGCGCTTGGCCAACCAGGAGCTTGGAATCCAGGCGGAATGGGCGCCGCTGGTCGCATCGATTTACGCGCATGCGGGGGTGCACGCCGGCATCGTGCACGCCTACCGCCGCCTGCAGGCGGCGCTGCGTGATGGCGACGAGGCTGCCAGCAGCGCGCATGCCCAGGACATGATCGGCACACAAACCGACCACCTGCTTGAACACAAACTGCGGTTGGACGCCACGGCGCCGCCGCCACAACAGACCTAG
- a CDS encoding LysR family transcriptional regulator, whose product MATPDLNLLITLDALLDEGSVARAARRLRLSPSAMSRALARLRATTGDPLLVRAGRGLVPTPRALALRSHVHELVQDVEAVLRPAEALDLARLDRTFALRASDGFVENFGARLLARIGDEAPGVRLRFMQKTDKSSAPLREGEVDLETGVVGDAASPELRTRALFQDRFIGVVRAGHPLVSGKITLARYAKAQHILMSRRDQDKGPVDESLAALGRQRHIATLVGGFSAALALARETDLIATVPERHTGTLRAGMHSFPLPFPVPAFTVSMLWHPRMDGDAAHRWLRACVLDAVQ is encoded by the coding sequence ATGGCCACGCCCGATCTCAATCTGCTTATCACCCTGGATGCCTTGCTTGACGAAGGCAGCGTGGCGCGCGCCGCGCGGCGCTTGCGCCTGAGCCCGTCCGCCATGAGCCGGGCCTTGGCGCGGCTGCGCGCCACCACGGGCGACCCGCTGCTGGTGCGCGCCGGGCGCGGGCTGGTGCCCACGCCACGCGCCCTGGCGCTGCGCAGCCATGTGCATGAACTGGTGCAAGACGTAGAAGCCGTGCTGCGGCCTGCCGAAGCATTGGATCTGGCGCGGCTGGATCGTACCTTCGCGTTGCGCGCCAGCGACGGCTTTGTCGAGAATTTCGGCGCCCGGCTGCTGGCCCGCATTGGCGACGAAGCGCCCGGCGTGCGCTTGCGTTTCATGCAGAAAACCGACAAAAGCAGCGCGCCGCTGCGCGAAGGCGAGGTAGATCTGGAAACCGGCGTGGTGGGCGACGCAGCCAGCCCCGAGCTGCGCACGCGCGCGCTGTTTCAGGACCGCTTCATCGGTGTCGTGCGCGCGGGCCATCCGCTTGTCAGCGGCAAGATCACGCTGGCCCGCTACGCCAAGGCGCAACACATCCTGATGTCGCGCCGCGATCAGGACAAAGGGCCAGTGGACGAGTCCCTGGCTGCCCTGGGGCGGCAGCGGCACATCGCCACCTTGGTGGGCGGCTTCTCGGCCGCGCTGGCGCTGGCCCGGGAAACGGACCTGATCGCCACCGTGCCGGAGCGGCACACCGGCACGCTGCGCGCCGGCATGCACAGCTTTCCCCTGCCCTTTCCCGTGCCGGCGTTTACCGTGTCAATGCTGTGGCATCCCCGCATGGACGGCGACGCCGCGCATCGCTGGCTGCGCGCTTGCGTGCTGGACGCCGTCCAGTAG
- a CDS encoding cache domain-containing protein, translated as MNEDAHIDRANGILECVLNDAQNTAGALAEAAAQILSGQTPTPGSGLRLSGEHRRALQTHIQVALQLNPWCNGAGFASYAAPAGLDDGYWTLEWWQQEGPSMQQAQLDRNQETRRRLDFRAFAWFDQPARCLRPVVEGPYVDYICNGAYTITAAHPVLVQGACAGVTAVDVLVATLDRMLLPALHPIGKPALVLNADSRVVMSTAHRIRPGSLWRPQQGDRLIGPARALRLAVLAATPLRSVFASPRAVARHSSTNSPGSQASSTRQTRPNS; from the coding sequence ATGAACGAAGATGCGCATATCGACCGAGCCAACGGCATTCTGGAATGCGTCTTGAACGACGCGCAGAACACCGCGGGCGCGTTGGCCGAGGCGGCGGCCCAGATCCTGTCGGGGCAGACCCCGACGCCGGGCAGCGGCCTGCGATTGTCAGGCGAACACCGCCGCGCGCTGCAAACCCATATCCAGGTAGCGCTGCAACTCAACCCCTGGTGCAACGGCGCGGGCTTTGCCAGCTACGCGGCGCCAGCCGGGCTGGACGACGGCTACTGGACGCTGGAATGGTGGCAACAGGAGGGCCCATCGATGCAGCAGGCGCAGTTGGATCGCAACCAGGAAACTCGGCGGCGCCTGGACTTCCGTGCCTTCGCCTGGTTTGACCAGCCCGCGCGCTGCCTGCGCCCCGTCGTGGAAGGCCCTTACGTGGACTACATCTGCAACGGTGCCTACACCATCACCGCCGCGCATCCCGTCCTGGTGCAGGGCGCCTGCGCGGGGGTTACCGCCGTTGACGTGCTGGTCGCAACGCTGGACCGCATGCTGCTGCCGGCCTTGCACCCTATCGGCAAACCGGCGCTGGTGCTGAACGCCGATTCGCGCGTCGTCATGTCCACCGCCCACCGCATCCGCCCCGGCAGCTTGTGGCGGCCGCAGCAGGGGGACCGCCTGATCGGCCCCGCCCGCGCGCTGCGCCTGGCGGTACTGGCCGCCACGCCGCTGCGCTCGGTCTTCGCCTCCCCTCGGGCCGTTGCGCGCCACAGCAGCACCAACAGCCCTGGCAGCCAGGCCAGTTCAACCCGCCAAACCCGCCCCAACTCTTGA
- a CDS encoding LysR substrate-binding domain-containing protein, with protein MLNRISLRQMEYLVATAKHGSIAAASAQIHISPPSISAAIAHIETELGVQLFVRHPSKGLALTPLGMQVMQECEDLLERATKLYEIASNSTDAIQGVLRVGCFQPLAAMIAPEVIFGFSRAFEKVELHMAEGDQQELINKLHTLDIDVALTYDLQLGEEISFETLAHMPPHVLVSELHPLAQQIAVTLDELAQLPMVLLDLPMSREYFLSLFSKAGLEPNIVARSRSEDVVRSMVANGIGYALFNVRPKSTQSLDGKRLVRLRLAGEQRPMLLGLATYKPMKPSRLTQAFMQRCRAYISDQYIPGMSAASFFDPYISGVATADPP; from the coding sequence ATGCTCAATCGCATTTCCCTGCGCCAGATGGAGTACCTCGTGGCGACTGCCAAGCATGGCAGCATCGCCGCGGCATCCGCCCAGATCCATATCTCGCCGCCGTCCATCTCGGCGGCCATCGCCCACATCGAGACCGAGCTTGGGGTGCAACTGTTCGTGCGGCATCCCTCCAAGGGCCTGGCGCTGACGCCCTTGGGCATGCAGGTCATGCAGGAATGCGAAGACCTGCTGGAGCGCGCCACCAAGCTCTACGAGATTGCATCTAACTCCACGGACGCGATCCAGGGCGTGCTGCGCGTGGGCTGCTTTCAGCCGCTGGCGGCCATGATCGCGCCCGAGGTCATCTTTGGCTTTTCGCGCGCGTTTGAAAAAGTCGAGCTGCATATGGCCGAGGGCGACCAGCAAGAGCTCATCAACAAGCTGCATACGCTGGACATAGACGTGGCGCTGACTTACGACCTGCAATTGGGCGAAGAGATCAGCTTTGAAACGCTGGCGCACATGCCGCCCCATGTGCTGGTCAGCGAACTGCACCCGCTTGCGCAGCAGATTGCCGTCACGCTGGATGAGCTGGCGCAACTGCCCATGGTGTTGCTGGACCTGCCCATGAGCCGCGAATATTTTCTGTCCTTGTTCTCCAAGGCCGGGCTGGAACCGAACATCGTGGCGCGTTCGCGTTCTGAAGACGTGGTGCGTTCGATGGTCGCCAACGGCATCGGCTACGCGCTATTCAACGTGCGGCCGAAGTCGACCCAATCCCTGGACGGCAAGCGCCTGGTGCGCCTGCGCCTGGCTGGCGAGCAACGCCCCATGCTGCTGGGCCTGGCCACCTACAAACCGATGAAGCCTTCGCGCCTGACGCAAGCGTTCATGCAGCGCTGCCGCGCGTATATCTCGGATCAGTACATTCCGGGCATGAGCGCGGCCAGTTTTTTCGATCCCTATATTTCAGGCGTGGCCACGGCCGATCCGCCATGA
- a CDS encoding DUF805 domain-containing protein, whose translation MKWYLQALKHYAVFEGRAPRREYWIFVLCQILMVLAISAVERALAIANPEILFGWYTAGFLLLTFVPALAVTIRRLHDTGRSGWWGLLHAAPVIGTLLLQAFMLPAGAPGRNRYGPAPSPATA comes from the coding sequence ATGAAGTGGTATCTGCAAGCCCTTAAACACTACGCCGTCTTCGAAGGACGCGCGCCGCGCCGCGAGTACTGGATCTTCGTGCTGTGCCAGATCTTGATGGTGCTGGCGATTTCGGCGGTGGAACGCGCGCTGGCCATCGCCAACCCCGAAATCCTGTTCGGCTGGTACACGGCGGGCTTTCTGCTGCTGACCTTTGTTCCCGCGCTGGCGGTAACGATCCGCCGCCTGCACGACACCGGCCGCAGCGGATGGTGGGGCCTTCTGCATGCCGCGCCGGTCATCGGCACGCTGCTGTTGCAGGCCTTCATGCTGCCCGCCGGCGCCCCGGGGCGTAACCGCTACGGCCCCGCTCCCTCCCCCGCAACGGCCTGA
- a CDS encoding acid phosphatase gives MIQARPLRRRLPAYALRATSLAVVLALSACGGDDDNASDQNDVAYVIPAPPAGLGRVDTAPVPDAPAFVDFASTNQRGDPRYATLETNAGVRVLGGFLDIWEPRTRLVDAGVTAAGADGFPGIIASDWTGIPGDATDGRVKNKAVHDENIDFVVRTTAARTPEQATAAYLDDRRGKNYSVTDGLGPLTPFWRTAAQQTTSINDVAPDATTVKYDDTGNNTGVSGAANPAFGDVIAFVQSMGGNASTEPSKRYFKYARPWRWSASVQVVPTLEPAKSLTPPTDGGYPSGHTAESVRNAIGMAYLVPERFHELLARGLELGESRIIAGMHSPLDVISGRMLGQASALANIYAASEGTRSVAYAQAHQTLMAAVGASTPEQFLAFAHSQDVSQDRFADHAANKAEYRRRLTFAFTQIGDTGKPPVVPKGAEVMLETRLPYLTAEQRRVVLKTTALPSGYPVIDDAEGFGRLNLFAAGDGYGAFNGDVDVTMTASRGGFNALDVWRNDIAGAGKLTKSGTGTLGLAGANTYTGGTVVAGGTLRADSAKALGDGAVYLSGGVLALNAVDAVQVQGSYTQTSAGVLQTLIGDDEAGQIAVHADAALAGQLNVDFRSGYTPRVGATITVLRANKVHGTFGGITVNGFKATAVYNADSVQVRLDSAG, from the coding sequence ATGATTCAAGCACGACCCTTGCGCAGGCGGCTTCCTGCCTACGCCTTGCGCGCAACGTCCCTGGCGGTTGTTCTGGCCTTGTCCGCCTGCGGCGGCGATGACGACAACGCGTCAGATCAGAACGATGTTGCCTATGTCATCCCGGCGCCGCCCGCCGGGCTGGGCCGAGTCGATACCGCGCCTGTGCCCGATGCGCCCGCCTTTGTTGACTTCGCCAGCACGAACCAGCGCGGCGACCCGCGCTACGCCACCTTGGAAACCAATGCCGGCGTGCGTGTGCTGGGCGGCTTCCTGGACATCTGGGAGCCGCGCACGCGCTTGGTGGATGCCGGTGTTACCGCGGCGGGCGCCGACGGCTTTCCGGGCATCATCGCGTCGGACTGGACGGGCATACCCGGCGACGCCACCGATGGCCGCGTGAAGAACAAGGCCGTGCACGACGAGAACATCGACTTCGTCGTGCGCACCACCGCAGCCCGCACGCCGGAGCAGGCCACGGCCGCCTATCTGGATGATCGGCGCGGCAAGAACTACAGCGTGACCGATGGCTTGGGCCCATTGACGCCCTTCTGGCGCACGGCTGCCCAGCAGACCACCAGCATCAACGACGTGGCGCCCGACGCCACCACCGTGAAGTACGACGACACCGGCAACAACACCGGGGTAAGTGGTGCCGCCAACCCGGCCTTTGGCGACGTCATCGCCTTTGTACAGAGCATGGGCGGCAATGCGTCTACCGAGCCAAGCAAGCGCTACTTCAAGTACGCGCGCCCGTGGCGCTGGAGCGCCAGCGTGCAGGTGGTGCCCACGCTTGAACCCGCCAAGAGCCTGACTCCCCCGACCGATGGCGGCTACCCCAGCGGGCACACGGCGGAATCCGTGCGCAACGCCATCGGCATGGCCTACCTGGTGCCGGAGCGTTTCCACGAATTGCTGGCGCGCGGCCTGGAACTGGGTGAAAGCCGCATCATCGCCGGCATGCATTCGCCGCTGGACGTGATCAGCGGCCGCATGCTGGGGCAGGCATCGGCGCTGGCCAACATCTACGCCGCCAGCGAGGGCACGCGCTCGGTCGCCTACGCGCAGGCGCACCAGACCTTGATGGCCGCCGTGGGCGCCAGCACGCCGGAACAATTCCTGGCCTTCGCGCATTCGCAGGATGTCAGCCAGGACCGCTTTGCGGATCATGCCGCGAACAAGGCTGAGTACCGTCGCCGCCTGACGTTCGCCTTCACGCAGATTGGCGACACCGGCAAGCCGCCCGTCGTGCCCAAGGGCGCCGAGGTCATGCTGGAAACGCGCCTGCCGTATCTGACGGCCGAGCAACGCCGCGTGGTGTTGAAGACCACGGCGCTGCCCTCGGGCTATCCGGTCATTGACGACGCCGAAGGCTTCGGCCGCTTGAACCTGTTCGCGGCGGGCGATGGCTACGGCGCCTTCAATGGCGACGTGGACGTGACCATGACCGCCAGCCGTGGCGGCTTCAATGCGCTGGACGTGTGGCGCAATGACATCGCGGGCGCGGGCAAGCTCACCAAGAGCGGCACCGGCACCCTGGGGTTGGCGGGCGCCAACACCTACACCGGCGGCACCGTGGTTGCCGGTGGCACGTTGCGCGCCGACTCGGCCAAGGCGCTGGGCGATGGCGCGGTGTACCTCAGCGGCGGCGTCTTGGCGCTGAATGCCGTCGATGCCGTGCAGGTGCAGGGCAGCTATACGCAGACCTCGGCGGGCGTTCTGCAAACCCTGATCGGCGACGATGAGGCCGGCCAGATCGCGGTGCACGCGGATGCCGCGCTAGCGGGGCAGTTGAACGTTGATTTCCGTTCCGGTTACACACCGCGGGTGGGTGCAACGATCACGGTGCTGCGCGCCAACAAGGTGCATGGCACGTTTGGCGGCATCACGGTCAACGGCTTCAAGGCCACCGCTGTCTACAACGCTGACAGCGTGCAGGTGCGCCTGGATTCGGCGGGCTAA